The following coding sequences lie in one Cyanobacterium sp. Dongsha4 genomic window:
- a CDS encoding B12-binding domain-containing radical SAM protein, whose protein sequence is MRVLLVYPVFPPTFWSYDKSLELVNRKVLLPPLGLITVAAILPQTWEMKLVDRNIRAVTEEEWAWADIVLFSGMIVQKTDLLSQIAEAKQRGKLVAVGGPYATSVPEEIEGADFLVLDEGEITLPEFVKALERGETQGIFRTDEKPSVTETPIPRYDLLELDAYDSMSVQFSRGCPFQCEFCDIIVLYGRKPRTKTPEQLLKELDYLYELGWRRGIFMVDDNFIGNKRNVKLLLKELKVWQQQHQYPFRFNTEASVDLAQDEELMELMVDCYFDAVFLGIETPDEESLKLTKKFQNTRNSLEDTIDTLIRAGIRPMAGFIIGFDGEKRGSGDRIIEFVERAAIPTAMFGMLQALPNTALWTRLEKEGRLRHDGKQDINQSTLMNFVPTRPIDEIAQEYIKAFWELYDPHTFLDRTYRCFLKLGEPKAKPPFKIPSLIDLKALAIVIWRQGIKRDTRWKFWHHLFSIIKNNPPVWEHYLTVCAHNEHFLQYRQIVRMEIDAQLQEFKQREENKKLVPEVVLNS, encoded by the coding sequence GTGCGCGTTTTATTGGTATATCCCGTTTTTCCACCTACATTTTGGTCTTATGATAAAAGTCTGGAATTAGTCAATCGTAAAGTTTTACTCCCCCCTCTTGGTTTAATCACCGTTGCGGCAATTCTACCTCAAACATGGGAAATGAAATTAGTCGATCGCAATATTCGAGCTGTCACAGAGGAAGAATGGGCATGGGCGGATATAGTTCTTTTTTCAGGGATGATTGTACAAAAGACGGATTTACTATCCCAAATAGCGGAAGCCAAACAAAGAGGGAAATTAGTAGCGGTGGGAGGCCCTTACGCCACATCTGTACCAGAAGAAATAGAAGGTGCAGATTTTCTTGTTTTAGATGAAGGAGAAATTACTCTACCAGAATTTGTTAAAGCCCTAGAAAGGGGAGAAACTCAAGGGATTTTTCGCACCGATGAAAAACCAAGCGTTACCGAAACTCCTATCCCCCGTTATGATTTATTGGAATTAGATGCCTATGATTCCATGTCTGTACAATTTTCTCGTGGTTGTCCTTTTCAATGTGAGTTTTGTGATATTATCGTTCTCTATGGTCGTAAACCTCGCACAAAAACCCCCGAACAACTCCTCAAAGAATTAGATTATCTTTATGAGTTAGGATGGCGCCGAGGTATTTTTATGGTGGATGATAATTTTATTGGTAATAAGCGCAACGTCAAATTATTACTCAAAGAATTAAAAGTATGGCAACAACAACATCAATATCCATTTCGTTTTAACACAGAGGCTTCTGTTGATTTAGCCCAAGATGAGGAGTTAATGGAGTTAATGGTTGACTGTTATTTTGATGCGGTATTCTTAGGGATTGAAACCCCTGATGAAGAAAGTTTAAAATTAACCAAAAAATTCCAAAATACTCGAAATTCCCTTGAAGATACCATTGATACTCTTATTAGAGCAGGAATTAGACCCATGGCAGGTTTTATCATTGGTTTTGATGGTGAAAAACGAGGATCGGGCGATCGCATCATTGAATTTGTAGAAAGAGCGGCTATTCCTACGGCTATGTTTGGGATGTTACAGGCTTTACCCAATACCGCATTATGGACAAGATTAGAAAAAGAAGGCAGACTGCGTCATGACGGCAAACAGGATATTAACCAAAGCACTTTGATGAATTTTGTCCCCACTCGCCCTATAGATGAAATTGCCCAAGAATATATTAAAGCCTTTTGGGAATTATATGATCCCCATACCTTCCTCGATCGCACCTATCGTTGTTTTTTAAAACTGGGTGAGCCGAAAGCTAAACCTCCTTTTAAAATACCCTCATTAATAGACTTAAAAGCCCTTGCCATAGTAATTTGGCGACAAGGAATAAAAAGGGATACTCGCTGGAAATTCTGGCATCATCTCTTTAGTATTATCAAGAATAATCCCCCCGTCTGGGAACATTATCTAACTGTATGCGCCCATAACGAGCATTTTCTCCAATATCGTCAAATTGTACGCATGGAA
- the amt gene encoding ammonium transporter, which translates to MNDLQWVLICAGLVFLMQPGFMCLESGLTRSKNNINVAVKNLADFGISVMLFWMFGYGVMFGLSHAGLIGTQDFFLDVGDNFKLGAFFLFQAMFCSTATTIVSGAVAERLRFNSYIMVAALVSGLVYPVFGHWAWNGLSYDSNAFTGWLGRMGFVDFAGCTVVHCIGAWVAFALLLVIGSRQGRFLGGKVNKINGSNLPLSVLGVMLLWIAWFGFNGGSTLAFNNQVTRILVNTLMAGVGGMISGCAFGWYKYKIPEVEFLMNGTVAGLVSITASCHAVSTAEAVIIGAIGSLLMLNIKAKLEHYRIDDAVDAVAVHGGSGVWGVLAVAFFGQSELLGTGLSPFQQFWVQLLGAVVCFVWAFGISFLILWNLNRIFPLRVSWEDEELGLNVSEHRAKTEIYELLNIMDLQAQTQDLSLRVPVEPFTEVGRIATLYNRVISSLEKSTLKLREGNRELAEAKQKAEIANKTKSIFLANMSHELRTPMNAILGFSQIMMRSQTLSPEHLENISIIQRSGNYLLNLINNVLDLSKIEAGKMTLNEKNFDLHVLLEEIEDLLQLKAEEKGLQLNLEIDAYVPRFVCTDETKLRQVLINLVNNGIKFTEEGGINILVSLSNQTLEMENQRYIKFSVEDTGAGIAPEDLSKVFEAFTQTEVGRNVQEGTGLGLPISRRFVQLMGGEIEIQSTLGEGSIFSFEIVVTLVTERDVQTHNPRQSRRVIALKSGQPRYRILVVDDRPINRLLLIKLLQPLGFELQEACNGQEAIAIWEQWKPHLIWMDMRMPVMDGYEATQYIKGTLKGNATAIIALTASVLEEEKAVILSAGCDDFIRKPFRESVIFDAIGKHLGVEYIYEEEPESNVFEQKHQSLTRQDLQIMPSNWLDKLYQAAKELDDDLILELIKKIPPENNILADKLKHLVDNFQLAKIRKLIEEI; encoded by the coding sequence ATGAATGATTTACAATGGGTGCTAATCTGTGCAGGATTAGTATTTTTAATGCAACCCGGGTTTATGTGTTTAGAGTCGGGTTTAACTAGAAGCAAAAATAATATTAATGTTGCGGTCAAAAATTTGGCTGATTTTGGCATCTCCGTAATGTTGTTTTGGATGTTTGGTTATGGGGTAATGTTTGGCTTAAGTCATGCTGGATTAATTGGTACTCAAGATTTTTTTCTCGATGTGGGGGATAATTTTAAATTAGGAGCTTTTTTTCTCTTTCAAGCAATGTTTTGCAGTACTGCTACCACCATCGTTTCAGGGGCTGTGGCGGAAAGATTGCGCTTTAATTCTTATATTATGGTGGCGGCGTTGGTATCTGGGTTAGTTTATCCTGTGTTTGGGCATTGGGCATGGAATGGCTTGAGTTATGATAGCAATGCTTTTACTGGTTGGTTAGGGCGTATGGGTTTTGTGGATTTTGCTGGATGCACTGTAGTTCACTGTATCGGTGCTTGGGTTGCTTTTGCTCTACTGTTGGTAATCGGTTCAAGACAAGGACGATTTTTAGGGGGGAAGGTTAATAAAATTAATGGGTCAAATCTGCCTTTATCGGTATTGGGAGTGATGTTGTTGTGGATTGCTTGGTTTGGTTTTAATGGGGGAAGTACTCTTGCTTTTAACAATCAAGTGACAAGGATTTTGGTCAACACTTTGATGGCAGGGGTAGGGGGAATGATTAGCGGTTGTGCTTTTGGTTGGTATAAATATAAAATTCCTGAAGTTGAGTTTTTGATGAATGGAACGGTGGCAGGTTTAGTTTCTATTACGGCTTCTTGTCATGCGGTATCAACGGCGGAGGCAGTAATTATAGGTGCGATCGGATCTTTGTTGATGTTAAATATTAAGGCGAAGTTGGAACATTATCGTATAGATGATGCAGTAGATGCGGTGGCGGTGCATGGTGGCAGTGGTGTTTGGGGGGTGTTAGCTGTAGCTTTTTTTGGGCAATCGGAATTATTGGGTACGGGTTTAAGTCCTTTTCAACAATTTTGGGTGCAGTTATTGGGGGCGGTAGTTTGTTTTGTGTGGGCGTTTGGTATTAGTTTTTTGATTTTATGGAACTTGAATCGTATTTTTCCTTTACGAGTATCTTGGGAGGATGAGGAGTTAGGCTTAAATGTTTCGGAACATCGAGCGAAAACGGAAATTTATGAGTTATTAAATATAATGGATCTACAGGCGCAAACTCAGGATCTTAGTTTAAGAGTACCTGTTGAACCTTTTACAGAAGTGGGGCGCATTGCGACTCTTTATAATCGAGTAATTTCTTCTTTGGAAAAATCTACCTTAAAGTTACGGGAGGGTAATCGGGAATTAGCAGAGGCAAAGCAGAAAGCAGAGATTGCGAACAAAACCAAGAGTATCTTTTTGGCTAATATGAGTCATGAGTTACGCACCCCCATGAATGCGATTCTGGGCTTTTCTCAAATTATGATGCGATCGCAAACTTTATCTCCTGAACACTTAGAAAATATTAGTATTATTCAGAGAAGTGGTAATTATTTGCTCAATTTAATTAATAATGTCCTTGATTTATCAAAGATTGAAGCAGGTAAAATGACTTTGAATGAAAAAAACTTCGATCTTCATGTTTTATTAGAAGAAATTGAGGATTTATTACAGCTTAAAGCAGAAGAAAAAGGTTTACAGTTAAATTTGGAAATTGATGCCTATGTCCCTCGCTTTGTTTGCACGGATGAGACAAAATTACGGCAGGTGCTAATTAATTTGGTCAATAATGGCATTAAGTTTACAGAGGAAGGGGGAATTAATATTTTAGTTTCTCTTTCTAATCAAACTCTGGAAATGGAGAATCAAAGGTATATTAAATTTTCTGTGGAAGATACCGGAGCAGGAATAGCCCCAGAAGATTTATCAAAGGTATTCGAGGCTTTTACACAAACGGAAGTAGGTAGAAATGTTCAAGAGGGTACAGGTTTAGGATTACCCATAAGTAGAAGGTTTGTGCAGTTGATGGGAGGAGAGATTGAGATTCAAAGCACTTTAGGAGAAGGCAGTATTTTTAGTTTTGAAATAGTTGTCACTCTTGTCACAGAAAGAGATGTGCAAACTCATAATCCCCGTCAATCAAGACGAGTGATAGCCTTAAAGTCGGGGCAACCTCGTTATCGTATTTTAGTGGTGGACGATCGCCCCATTAATCGTTTACTATTAATTAAGCTCTTACAGCCCCTCGGATTTGAGTTACAAGAAGCCTGTAATGGACAAGAAGCGATCGCAATTTGGGAACAATGGAAACCCCATCTTATTTGGATGGATATGAGAATGCCTGTGATGGATGGTTATGAGGCAACCCAATATATTAAAGGAACATTAAAAGGTAATGCCACAGCTATTATTGCTTTAACTGCCAGTGTTTTGGAAGAGGAAAAAGCCGTAATTTTATCTGCAGGGTGTGACGATTTTATCAGAAAACCCTTTCGAGAATCCGTTATCTTTGATGCTATAGGGAAGCATTTAGGTGTTGAGTATATTTACGAGGAAGAACCAGAGTCAAATGTTTTTGAACAGAAGCATCAATCTTTGACAAGACAGGATTTGCAAATAATGCCTTCTAACTGGCTCGACAAATTATATCAAGCGGCTAAGGAATTAGATGATGATTTAATATTGGAATTAATTAAGAAAATACCCCCCGAAAATAATATCCTTGCTGATAAATTAAAACATCTTGTGGATAACTTTCAACTTGCCAAAATTAGAAAATTAATTGAAGAAATATAG
- a CDS encoding diguanylate cyclase domain-containing protein, protein MNAVEISSEEKLTESILIVDDQPANLRVLSQMLQVKNYKVKKAADGESAILAAKSSPPDLILLDILMPDLNGYEVCQKLKADNLTKDIPVIFISALSDVFDKVKAFEVGGIDYITKPFQEEEVLARIGSQLTIQKQKKLLEKEQEKLKKEQEQLKKEIRQRKEAEAILYQSRAIISSILNSSLDAIAALEAVRDPVSGNILDFRCLVVNPITAQIFNRQPEDLTGKLLFKKFIKQIKPELFVEFIKVVETGRALDKEVEYNYKKQHKWFHCIAVKLGDGFSVTVRDITERKKLELKLSKLATIDSLTGVYNRHSFDKILKQEWQRCGRGKQPLSLIICDIDFFKPYNDFYGHQAGDKCLIEVAKTMSNIVRRTSDFLARYGGEEFAIILPNTPQQGAFNVAENIRQEIEALQLPHEKSQISKYITLSLGVATIIPTQDVSLESLIKSADNALYSAKKSGKNQTQLGELLL, encoded by the coding sequence ATGAATGCTGTGGAAATATCTTCGGAAGAAAAATTGACAGAAAGTATCTTGATAGTTGATGATCAACCTGCCAATTTAAGGGTATTATCGCAAATGTTACAGGTAAAAAACTATAAAGTAAAAAAGGCAGCAGATGGAGAAAGTGCGATTCTGGCGGCTAAATCTAGTCCCCCTGATTTAATTTTATTAGATATTTTAATGCCTGACCTCAACGGTTATGAAGTTTGTCAAAAGCTCAAAGCTGATAATCTTACTAAAGATATTCCCGTAATTTTTATTAGTGCTTTAAGTGATGTTTTTGATAAAGTTAAAGCCTTTGAAGTCGGTGGAATTGATTATATAACTAAACCATTTCAAGAAGAAGAAGTTTTAGCAAGAATAGGCAGTCAATTAACTATTCAAAAGCAAAAAAAGTTATTAGAAAAAGAACAAGAAAAACTAAAAAAAGAGCAAGAGCAATTAAAAAAAGAAATCAGACAGAGAAAAGAAGCCGAAGCCATTTTATATCAATCCCGTGCTATTATTTCTAGTATTCTTAACTCTTCTTTAGATGCGATCGCAGCTTTAGAAGCCGTAAGAGATCCAGTTTCAGGTAATATTTTAGACTTTCGTTGCTTAGTGGTTAATCCGATAACCGCCCAAATTTTTAATCGTCAACCAGAAGATTTAACAGGAAAATTACTATTTAAAAAGTTTATTAAACAAATCAAACCAGAATTATTTGTTGAGTTTATAAAAGTAGTAGAAACAGGAAGAGCTTTAGATAAAGAAGTTGAATATAATTATAAAAAACAACATAAATGGTTTCATTGCATAGCCGTCAAATTAGGAGATGGATTTTCCGTCACTGTTAGAGATATTACCGAAAGAAAAAAACTAGAATTAAAGTTAAGTAAATTAGCGACCATAGATAGTTTAACAGGTGTTTATAATCGTCATTCCTTTGACAAAATCTTAAAACAAGAATGGCAGAGATGCGGTAGAGGAAAACAACCCTTATCTTTGATTATTTGTGATATAGATTTTTTTAAACCCTATAACGATTTTTACGGACATCAAGCAGGAGATAAATGTTTAATAGAAGTAGCAAAAACTATGAGTAATATTGTTAGAAGAACATCCGATTTTTTAGCTCGTTATGGTGGAGAAGAATTTGCAATTATTTTACCCAATACACCCCAACAAGGAGCGTTTAATGTTGCCGAAAATATCCGCCAAGAAATCGAAGCCTTACAACTTCCCCATGAAAAATCCCAAATTAGTAAATATATTACTTTAAGTTTAGGTGTCGCAACTATTATTCCCACTCAAGATGTCTCATTAGAATCTTTAATTAAAAGTGCCGATAATGCCTTATATTCTGCGAAAAAATCGGGTAAAAATCAAACTCAATTAGGAGAGTTATTATTATAA
- a CDS encoding precorrin-8X methylmutase, whose translation MEWNLLTVQNFSIIDREIDKSVFSPAEYEIVKRVVFSTGDLEYASVINFANNPLSNGLAALEARVPIMVDTQVIQAGILPFLQQTFMNPVYCLEDFALSASVTATKSKIWQKLGKNYPSAIYIIGENPVSLFSLLDLVESVQLKPSLIIATPSGFTRKEIINKMLQKSGASHIRFDSCKGGVTVAIAIFQGLIELGWLAKNSTMPMKNPKVGN comes from the coding sequence ATGGAATGGAACTTATTAACAGTACAAAACTTTTCTATAATTGATAGAGAAATCGATAAAAGTGTTTTTTCTCCTGCTGAATATGAAATTGTCAAAAGAGTGGTTTTCAGCACAGGAGATTTAGAATATGCTTCCGTTATTAATTTTGCTAATAATCCCTTATCCAATGGATTGGCCGCTTTAGAAGCAAGAGTACCAATTATGGTAGATACTCAAGTTATACAAGCAGGAATTCTTCCGTTTTTACAGCAAACATTTATGAATCCTGTTTATTGTTTAGAGGATTTTGCTTTATCCGCTTCTGTAACGGCAACAAAATCGAAAATATGGCAAAAATTAGGCAAAAATTACCCTTCTGCTATTTATATAATCGGAGAAAATCCTGTTTCCCTCTTTTCCCTTTTAGATTTAGTCGAGTCAGTGCAACTAAAACCCAGTTTAATTATTGCAACCCCTTCTGGTTTCACTCGTAAAGAAATAATCAATAAAATGTTACAAAAATCGGGCGCTTCTCATATTCGTTTCGATAGTTGTAAAGGAGGAGTTACAGTTGCGATCGCAATTTTTCAGGGACTAATAGAATTAGGGTGGTTAGCCAAAAATTCCACTATGCCCATGAAAAATCCAAAAGTTGGGAACTAG
- the guaA gene encoding glutamine-hydrolyzing GMP synthase has protein sequence MIVILDFGSQYSELIARRIRETEVYSEVISYRTSAEQLRQINPHGIILSGGPNSVYDEGAPLCDPEIWNLGIPVLGVCYGMQLMVKQLGGTVERATRGEYGKASLLIDDPTDLLTNVEEGSTMWMSHGDSCTQLPEGFKILAHTDNTPCAAIAQHKQKLFGVQFHPEVIHSQYGTALIRNFVYHICGCEPTWTTEAFVEESIREIRAKVGDKRVLLALSGGVDSSTLAFLLHEAIGDQLTCMFIDQGFMRKGEPERLMEIFDQQFHINVEYVNARDRFLTKLEGITDPEEKRRIIGHEFIQVFEEESNRLGPFDYLAQGTLYPDVIESADTNVDPKTGERVAVKIKSHHNVGGLPKNLRFKLVEPLRKLFKDEVRKVGRSIGLPEEIVSRHPFPGPGLAIRILGEVSAEKLNILRDADFIVRDEIKKWDMYHDFWQAFAVLLPVRSVGVMGDKRTYAFPVVLRLITSEDGMTADWARPPYDLLEQMSTRIVNEVKGVNRVVYDITSKPPGTIEWE, from the coding sequence ATGATTGTAATACTTGACTTTGGATCGCAATATTCAGAATTAATAGCTCGTCGTATTCGAGAAACAGAGGTTTATTCTGAGGTTATATCTTATCGTACCAGTGCAGAACAATTACGACAAATCAATCCTCACGGTATTATCCTCTCAGGTGGTCCTAATTCCGTTTATGATGAGGGTGCGCCTCTTTGTGACCCTGAAATCTGGAATTTAGGTATTCCCGTTTTAGGGGTTTGTTACGGTATGCAGTTAATGGTTAAGCAGTTAGGGGGTACAGTAGAACGAGCAACTCGTGGAGAATATGGTAAAGCCTCTCTACTTATTGATGATCCCACAGATTTGTTAACTAATGTGGAAGAAGGTTCAACCATGTGGATGAGTCATGGGGATTCCTGTACTCAATTACCCGAAGGTTTCAAAATTCTTGCCCATACAGACAATACTCCCTGTGCTGCGATCGCACAACATAAGCAAAAGTTATTTGGAGTTCAATTTCATCCCGAAGTAATCCATTCTCAATATGGTACGGCATTAATCCGCAATTTTGTTTATCATATCTGTGGTTGTGAACCAACTTGGACAACAGAAGCCTTCGTGGAAGAATCCATCAGAGAAATTCGAGCAAAAGTAGGTGATAAGAGAGTATTATTAGCTTTGTCTGGTGGGGTGGACTCCTCAACCCTCGCTTTTCTACTCCATGAGGCTATAGGTGATCAACTTACTTGTATGTTTATTGACCAAGGCTTCATGCGTAAAGGTGAACCTGAAAGGTTAATGGAGATTTTTGATCAACAATTCCACATCAATGTTGAGTATGTTAACGCACGCGATCGCTTCTTGACAAAACTAGAAGGAATAACCGATCCAGAAGAAAAACGCCGTATTATCGGTCATGAATTTATCCAAGTATTTGAGGAAGAATCTAACCGTTTAGGACCTTTTGACTACTTGGCACAGGGTACACTATACCCTGATGTAATCGAATCTGCGGATACTAATGTTGATCCCAAAACAGGGGAAAGAGTAGCAGTTAAAATTAAGAGTCATCACAACGTGGGAGGATTACCTAAAAATCTACGCTTTAAATTAGTTGAACCCCTGCGCAAACTTTTTAAAGACGAAGTGAGAAAAGTCGGTAGAAGCATCGGCTTACCAGAAGAAATTGTTTCCCGTCATCCTTTCCCCGGCCCCGGTTTAGCTATTCGTATTTTAGGAGAAGTCAGCGCCGAAAAATTAAATATCCTCAGAGACGCTGATTTTATCGTCAGAGACGAGATCAAAAAATGGGATATGTACCATGATTTTTGGCAAGCATTTGCCGTTTTACTACCTGTGCGTAGTGTTGGTGTAATGGGAGATAAAAGAACCTATGCCTTCCCCGTTGTTTTACGTTTAATCACCAGTGAAGACGGTATGACTGCAGATTGGGCAAGACCTCCCTATGACTTATTAGAACAAATGTCCACCCGTATTGTTAATGAGGTGAAAGGGGTTAATAGAGTGGTGTATGATATTACATCTAAGCCCCCCGGAACTATTGAGTGGGAATAG
- the ureC gene encoding urease subunit alpha encodes MGYFMDRRAYAETYGITKGDRIRLADTELIIEVERDYTTYGDEVKFGGGKVIRDGMGQSGISRAEGAVDTVITNALIVDWWGIVKADVALKDGKIEKIGKAGNPETQPNVDIIIGAVTEVIAGEGMILTAGGIDTHIHFICPQQIETAIASGITTMIGGGTGPATGTKATTCTPGEWHLSRMLESADAFPMNLGFLGKGNSSQTEGLIEQVKAGAMGLKLHEDWGTTPWSIDTCLTVADKYDIQVAIHTDTLNEAGFVEDTINAFKNRVIHTYHTEGAGGGHAPDIIKVCGEMNVLPSSTNPTRPYTVNTMEEHLDMLMVCHHLDKKIPEDVAFAESRIRRETIAAEDILHDLGAFSMIASDSQAMGRVGETIMRTWQTAHKMKVQRGVLTSPDNLSDNFRVKRYVAKYTINPALTHGIADYVGSIEVGKLADLVLWKPAFFGVKPQLVLKGGMIAYSQMGDSNASIPTPQPVHSQPMFASYGGAIASTSLTFISQAALDLDIKGKLGLRKPTIAVKNTRNLTKKDLKLNDHTPKMEVNPETYEVRADGELLTCEPAEVLPMAQRYFLF; translated from the coding sequence ATGGGCTATTTTATGGATCGTAGGGCGTATGCAGAAACTTATGGTATTACTAAAGGCGATCGCATCCGTTTAGCAGATACAGAATTAATCATTGAGGTAGAGAGAGATTACACCACTTATGGGGATGAAGTCAAATTTGGTGGGGGTAAAGTAATTCGTGATGGTATGGGGCAATCAGGTATTTCAAGGGCAGAGGGTGCGGTAGATACCGTGATTACCAATGCTTTGATTGTGGATTGGTGGGGTATTGTGAAAGCTGATGTTGCACTCAAAGACGGGAAAATAGAAAAAATTGGCAAGGCGGGAAACCCTGAGACACAGCCCAACGTAGATATTATTATTGGGGCTGTTACAGAAGTCATTGCAGGAGAAGGTATGATTCTCACCGCAGGGGGTATTGATACTCATATTCATTTTATTTGTCCTCAACAAATCGAAACTGCGATCGCATCTGGTATTACTACGATGATTGGCGGTGGTACAGGACCTGCTACAGGCACAAAAGCCACCACTTGCACCCCCGGAGAATGGCATTTATCAAGGATGTTAGAATCGGCTGACGCTTTTCCTATGAATTTAGGTTTTTTAGGTAAAGGTAACAGCAGTCAAACAGAAGGTTTAATCGAACAAGTGAAGGCTGGGGCGATGGGTTTGAAACTTCATGAAGACTGGGGTACAACTCCTTGGAGTATCGATACCTGTTTAACCGTTGCCGACAAGTATGATATTCAGGTTGCGATTCATACCGATACTTTGAATGAAGCAGGATTTGTAGAAGATACCATTAACGCCTTTAAAAATAGAGTTATTCATACCTATCATACCGAAGGAGCAGGAGGAGGTCATGCCCCTGATATTATTAAAGTCTGTGGGGAAATGAATGTGTTACCCTCATCTACTAATCCCACTCGCCCTTATACTGTCAATACCATGGAAGAACATTTAGATATGTTAATGGTATGTCATCACCTTGATAAAAAAATTCCCGAAGATGTGGCTTTTGCTGAATCCCGTATCCGCCGAGAAACCATTGCCGCCGAGGATATTTTGCATGATTTAGGTGCTTTTAGTATGATTGCTTCTGATTCTCAAGCTATGGGGAGGGTAGGAGAAACTATAATGCGTACATGGCAAACTGCCCATAAAATGAAAGTCCAAAGAGGTGTTTTAACTTCTCCCGATAATTTGTCTGATAATTTCCGTGTTAAACGCTACGTAGCAAAATACACTATTAATCCTGCTCTCACTCATGGTATCGCTGATTATGTGGGTTCGATCGAAGTTGGTAAGTTAGCCGATTTAGTTTTATGGAAACCTGCGTTTTTCGGAGTCAAACCCCAATTAGTTCTCAAGGGCGGTATGATTGCTTATAGTCAAATGGGAGACAGCAACGCTAGTATTCCCACTCCTCAACCTGTCCATTCTCAACCCATGTTTGCCAGTTATGGAGGTGCGATCGCATCTACTTCTTTAACCTTTATTTCTCAAGCGGCATTAGACTTAGACATAAAAGGAAAACTAGGGCTAAGAAAACCCACCATTGCCGTCAAAAATACCCGTAACTTGACCAAAAAAGATCTCAAACTTAATGACCATACCCCTAAAATGGAAGTAAATCCAGAGACCTATGAAGTAAGAGCAGACGGTGAATTACTAACTTGCGAACCAGCAGAAGTTTTACCAATGGCACAGCGCTATTTTTTGTTCTAA
- a CDS encoding DevA family ABC transporter ATP-binding protein translates to MIAITENTNNNPENLENNKVVEIRNLDFYFGHGNIRKQILFDINLTLKKGEVVILKGPSGSGKTTLLTLMGALRSANYGSLKVFNQELINASEKLLINIRKNIGYIFQAHNLLNSLTARQNVQMSLELHPQFSHEQVKQKSIEMLNAVGLADRINYYPENLSGGQKQRVAIARALVSHPKMVLADEPTAALDSKSGRDVVDIMQKLARQQGCTILIVSHDDRILDVADRIIELEDGKLLTESQV, encoded by the coding sequence ATGATTGCCATAACAGAAAATACTAATAACAACCCCGAAAATTTAGAAAATAATAAAGTAGTTGAAATTAGAAATTTAGACTTTTATTTTGGTCATGGGAATATAAGAAAGCAAATATTATTTGATATTAATTTAACTCTAAAAAAAGGAGAAGTTGTTATCTTAAAAGGTCCTTCTGGTTCAGGCAAAACAACTCTATTAACTCTGATGGGGGCTTTACGCAGTGCTAATTATGGCTCTTTGAAAGTATTTAATCAAGAACTAATAAATGCCTCTGAAAAACTACTCATTAATATTAGAAAAAATATTGGTTATATCTTCCAAGCTCATAATTTATTAAACTCTCTCACCGCTCGACAAAATGTACAAATGTCTTTAGAATTACATCCTCAATTTAGCCATGAGCAAGTAAAACAAAAATCTATTGAAATGTTGAATGCCGTTGGTTTAGCAGATCGTATTAACTATTATCCTGAAAATCTTTCTGGTGGTCAAAAACAAAGAGTTGCGATCGCACGTGCCTTAGTTTCTCATCCGAAAATGGTACTAGCAGATGAACCCACTGCCGCTTTAGATAGTAAATCAGGGCGAGATGTGGTGGACATTATGCAAAAATTGGCTAGACAACAAGGCTGTACTATTCTCATTGTTAGCCATGATGATCGCATTTTGGATGTAGCAGATCGTATTATTGAATTAGAAGACGGAAAACTATTGACAGAGTCCCAAGTGTAA